The genomic interval aaaataaagataattgAAACCTTCCAACACATACATTCGTAAATGACTAttgttcaattttatttatagaacacATTTCATACATTAAACGTAGCTCAGAGTGCTTCTAAGATACAcagaaaggacaaaaataatTCCATGACATTATTAAACCAAGAAAGATTCCAAATGATAagaataaaagataaataaataaataaatacatagtaTTAGGACAGACAGATcaaatgataataatacataaacaatAAACTGTAAAAGATCAGATTGAGAGTTAATTAGAAGCCAGttttaataaatatgttttcaaaTGTGCAACACAGTATTTTATGTAGTGTAATCTGGTCACGTGAGACCAGTTCCAGGTCATGATGTAATGTGGGCTGTGATATGTTgttatactgtttaaaattatTATGTCATCTTGAACTAATTGTATAACTAGCCCAACTGTACTATAATATGTGTTGTCCAGGTCAGATGAcacgatgaagatcctctaacgatagagctgtgattaaagaaatcgttttcatttctttcatttttcaccGAAACGACAAAGTTAAGGTAGCCACCACTAATAAAAGCTTGTATTTTTTAAGGGAACTGCAGTGTGAATTTGAGCTTCAGTCATGGTGTGCATCCCTTGCATTGTCATCCCCGTCCTCCTGTGGGTTTACAAACGCTTCCTGGAGCCCATCATCTACCCGTTCATCTCTCCATTCATCAGCCGGTTCTGGACCAAACCGGCGGTGCAGGAGACGGGAACGAATGACACAAAgaccaaccaaacaaaccatCCAATCAAGGTAAAGTCATACTCCACATGCACCGTATTGTTATTGAGTTCTTTCTGAGGTTTCTTATTCTGAACCAAGGTTAAGGAGCATTGCATGTGTCATTCTCAGATAAAccaatcttagtttcattcaCTAGACCAATGCTTCTCAAACCTGTCCTGGAGCACCCCTAGCACTGCACATGTCTCCCTCATTTAACTCATCAGCTCATTAGTACAGACTGCAAAATCTGAATTTGGAGTGTCACATAAGGGAGACATACAAAACGTGCCGTGTTGGAGGTCCTCCAGGACAGGCTTGAGAACCCCTGCACTAAACCATGAAAGTTATGGCAGACTGAAATCTATATCTTACTGTTATGATGTGAAATTTTAAATACCATCGCATCTAAGGATTGTTCTTTCCTATTTCCTTCTTCAGAACGAATGCAATGGAAATGCAGACTTGTGTAACGGGACGACGGCAGTCTCGGACAAAAAGAAGGACTGACATTATACGCGCCCGTGTGAATGTCTATCGTGTTTTATATAACACGCTGTAGATACTTTGAACGTAAATCATGCTGTCATGATCTGACATTATTATGTTACACAAACTTAATTCAGTCTCATTTAGAATTTCCTTTCATAGAATAATTGTAATATAATTGAATTTAATATATTGACTTATTACATTGCTTACTCTTTCATTCCCAGAAGATTTCAGACCAGAGTCGAAGGACTGATTTGATATGTTTCCAGAGTGGTTTTGGACTctgtaaagagaaataaatatttacatttaacagcttttggagtgtgtgtggttttttatatttactgtatattctcTATTCTGGTTTATTCTGATTGATTTTggaactttttatatattatattgatgATATAATTATACGGATATTGTTCAGGAGAGTAATTTGAAGTGCAATAAACAGACCTGTACACTTGAGGGTACACACAGTATTTATGTAATACAGTACAATGCGAATTAGaattaaagaatattttttaaagtataagtattattattattattattattattattattattattgttgttgttgttgtaattataAGAAGCTTTCACCACCAGGTGGAACCCTTGATCCATTTTCAATGCTGACACAGGAAATGACGTTACACGTCAACGCGTGACGATTACCCTCCCTCTTTGTACTCTAGCCCCACCTTCTCGTGCTTGGATCAGCGAATCGGATTTGAGATCCATAAAAAAAGCCAAAGATGGCGTCGCTGGAACGTCGCGAGAGAAATCGGATGCCGAACTTCGCTTCAAAACAAACGTCGCTCCCGTTACATTAGCGTCGGCGCTTGCTTAGTGAAAAACGCAAAAATGGCGTCGAGTTAAagattaatgtttttttccGCCAGCCTTGGATAAATTACAAAAGTAGCTCTTCTAGAGCTCTTATATGTGAATATCGATATCTACAGTTCCCTGGTAAAGCGCCTGGTTAATAATGAACTCGGATCATCTGTATGGAGTGACACGGACCTGCTAGCGAATATGCTAACCGGCTaactagctagccagctagcctgaagggaatTAGGCTGCGTGTGGATGGAAAGCGCCGGGAGTAGATCAGTTTAAAACGCCGAGACGGGGTATTCGTGTTCGCCATGTATTTTCTGACGGGCTGGCCGCGGAGGCTGCTGTGCCCGCTGCAGAGCGCCGAGGAACCCTTCCACATCCAGCCCAGCTCGCAGCGCTTTTACTTCGCCGTGCTGTCGGACACACAGCTCAGTATCTGGTTCAGCAGGGTGAGTGCACGCTGAAGTAAATTACAGATATTGGATGGGTTGAAAAGTGTGAAGTTGGCGAGTGTTTGGTGTTTCGTGGTGAGTGAGTACACCGAGAGCTTCGGGTTGAGCTCAGAGCGCTGCCGCGTCATCCGCTCCAGCTGATCACTTAGCCCTGCTAGCGCTCTCTAACCTTCACTGAGTTATCTCTTACCACCGTAATAACAATACAATGGCACTGTTCCAACAGCTTGGGGTGGTTAATTGGTCTAAAATTTAAGCTTAAAATGTGTAGTCTTTATACTTGAGTTAGTTTAACCGAGTAACTAATAacttagttttagttttttttttttttaatataagagTTGGCTAGTTAGTGCTAACCTGGCTTCAGGAGTTACTATAGCATCTAATGCTAACTTTTTACATATAGTAGTTCACTTAATAATTTTACACTTcagttaaaaatgtttttttttttcccaaaatatatatatatatttaacattttaaaatgttgtctGTCAACATGAacttttaagcttttttttatgttagCATTCATTTTAAACTGTTGCTTTATCTTGGAACTTTTAAGTTTGTTAACGTTCATGAACGATTtacatgttaatgttaactTTTAAGATTTAATatacaaaaatgaactttttttttttaaattaatctgAAGATTTTATAGCTCTCTATATtatcatatttaaaatgttaatagtAACTTTAAGAATTTATAGGTTAATGTTAAAATTTTAAacatgttggcttttttttaatatactttttATGTTATGGTTCACTGAGAACCATTGATGCTACCATTAATTTTAAAGTCCCCATTAAATCAAAATGGACATTTCGTGGCTTTTAGTCTGAACACGTTAGCCGTAAGGTTATCTGTtagctagtgcgctccaaaacgaTGACGAAATTCGCATTTAGATAGATGTACGTgttaaaaatgtacagtctctgtCTACCACGAATACGGATCAACCGTTTCGATGACATCACTCTGCACTTCAGCGTCTCACCAGatcttctgtccaatcaaatgctctctaggatct from Ictalurus furcatus strain D&B chromosome 18, Billie_1.0, whole genome shotgun sequence carries:
- the LOC128622802 gene encoding UPF0729 protein C18orf32 homolog encodes the protein MVCIPCIVIPVLLWVYKRFLEPIIYPFISPFISRFWTKPAVQETGTNDTKTNQTNHPIKNECNGNADLCNGTTAVSDKKKD